In Nicotiana tabacum cultivar K326 chromosome 19, ASM71507v2, whole genome shotgun sequence, one DNA window encodes the following:
- the LOC107797823 gene encoding protein DA1-related 1 isoform X1 has product MHGQSSEDENEDVVRAIKLSLQESKGKELYTSDMEFPQIDEVEELAQALDESTLSSTDLSTSTGGRELKWWKLFKELNPFVHTSKGNSWWRKSSKRCNILVCDVCEEQICSVWLRCTYWGQIFCKRHTSDGTPQCCSCSRFKIGDMKYITLNDGRKLCPDCRNTAVLDPKDCKPLLDEVHRFFKGLNMKIRYYIPILLVDQKEMIGNDDKSSLGLTVYEKSKLDSVTYVSRSIQKGENIEVVKEVEHLVPGRKVKAMLLLYGFPKLALGATLAHEMMHAWMQIQGYRGLALNIAEGICEVMAHKWLEWQSFTGDDFMNGASETAQFLRNLKEFLKDGIEKSYSEAYGHGFREAKWAVERYGLRYTLDHIAQTRKLPE; this is encoded by the exons ATGCACGGCCAGTCATCAGAAGATGAGAATGAGGATGTGGTTCGTGCTATTAAACTCTCTCTTCAAGAATCAAAGGGAAAAGAACTATACACGAGTG ATATGGAGTTTCCTCAGATTGACGAAGTAGAAGAACTTGCACAAGCATTGGACGAAAGCACATTATCTTCTACAGACTTGAG CACTAGTACTGGAGGCAGAGAACTGAAATGGTGGAAACTGTTCAAGGAGTTGAATCCCTTTGTCCATACATCAAA GGGCAATTCTTGGTGGAGAAAGAGTAGCAAGCGGTGCAATATTCTTGTTTGTGATGTTTGTGAAGAACAA ATTTGCTCGGTGTGGCTAAGGTGTACCTACTGGGGACAGATTTTCTGTAAAAGGCATACATCTGATGGAACTCCTCAGTGCTGTAGCTGTTCAAGATTTAAG ATAGGAGATATGAAGTATATCACTCTGAATGATGGTCGAAAACTTTGCCCTGACTGTCGTAACACAGCAGTGCTGGATCCTAAAGACTGTAAGCCCCTTCTTGATGAAGTGCACAGATTTTTCAAAGGATTAAACATGAAAATCAGATATTATATTCCAATTCTTTTAGTTGATCAAAAAGAGATGATCGGAAACGATGACAAG AGCTCGCTTGGCTTGACTGTTTATGAGAAATCTAAATTGGACTCCGTAACTTAT GTGTCAAGGTCAATACAAAAGGGTGAAAATATTGAAGTGGTGAAAGAAGTAGAGCACCTGGTTCCAGGACGCAAAGTGAAAGCGAtgctgcttttatatggctttccAAA GTTGGCTTTGGGAGCAACTTTGGCTCATGAAATGATGCACGCGTGGATGCAGATTCAAG GCTATAGAGGGCTGGCCCTAAACATCGCAGAAGGTATTTGTGAAGTTATGGCTCACAAGTGGCTAGAATGGCAATCTTTTACTGGTGATGACTTTATGAATGGTGCAAGTGAAACAGCTCAgtttttgagaaatttgaaagAGTTTCTGAAAGATGGAATAGAGAAAAGCTATTCTGAGGCATATGGTCATGGATTTAGAGAAGCAAAATGGGCAGTTGAAAGGTATGGTTTAAGATACACACTGGACCATATAGCTCAAACACGCAAGTTACCTGAATGA
- the LOC107797823 gene encoding protein DA1-related 1 isoform X2: MEFPQIDEVEELAQALDESTLSSTDLSTSTGGRELKWWKLFKELNPFVHTSKGNSWWRKSSKRCNILVCDVCEEQICSVWLRCTYWGQIFCKRHTSDGTPQCCSCSRFKIGDMKYITLNDGRKLCPDCRNTAVLDPKDCKPLLDEVHRFFKGLNMKIRYYIPILLVDQKEMIGNDDKSSLGLTVYEKSKLDSVTYVSRSIQKGENIEVVKEVEHLVPGRKVKAMLLLYGFPKLALGATLAHEMMHAWMQIQGYRGLALNIAEGICEVMAHKWLEWQSFTGDDFMNGASETAQFLRNLKEFLKDGIEKSYSEAYGHGFREAKWAVERYGLRYTLDHIAQTRKLPE; the protein is encoded by the exons ATGGAGTTTCCTCAGATTGACGAAGTAGAAGAACTTGCACAAGCATTGGACGAAAGCACATTATCTTCTACAGACTTGAG CACTAGTACTGGAGGCAGAGAACTGAAATGGTGGAAACTGTTCAAGGAGTTGAATCCCTTTGTCCATACATCAAA GGGCAATTCTTGGTGGAGAAAGAGTAGCAAGCGGTGCAATATTCTTGTTTGTGATGTTTGTGAAGAACAA ATTTGCTCGGTGTGGCTAAGGTGTACCTACTGGGGACAGATTTTCTGTAAAAGGCATACATCTGATGGAACTCCTCAGTGCTGTAGCTGTTCAAGATTTAAG ATAGGAGATATGAAGTATATCACTCTGAATGATGGTCGAAAACTTTGCCCTGACTGTCGTAACACAGCAGTGCTGGATCCTAAAGACTGTAAGCCCCTTCTTGATGAAGTGCACAGATTTTTCAAAGGATTAAACATGAAAATCAGATATTATATTCCAATTCTTTTAGTTGATCAAAAAGAGATGATCGGAAACGATGACAAG AGCTCGCTTGGCTTGACTGTTTATGAGAAATCTAAATTGGACTCCGTAACTTAT GTGTCAAGGTCAATACAAAAGGGTGAAAATATTGAAGTGGTGAAAGAAGTAGAGCACCTGGTTCCAGGACGCAAAGTGAAAGCGAtgctgcttttatatggctttccAAA GTTGGCTTTGGGAGCAACTTTGGCTCATGAAATGATGCACGCGTGGATGCAGATTCAAG GCTATAGAGGGCTGGCCCTAAACATCGCAGAAGGTATTTGTGAAGTTATGGCTCACAAGTGGCTAGAATGGCAATCTTTTACTGGTGATGACTTTATGAATGGTGCAAGTGAAACAGCTCAgtttttgagaaatttgaaagAGTTTCTGAAAGATGGAATAGAGAAAAGCTATTCTGAGGCATATGGTCATGGATTTAGAGAAGCAAAATGGGCAGTTGAAAGGTATGGTTTAAGATACACACTGGACCATATAGCTCAAACACGCAAGTTACCTGAATGA
- the LOC107797824 gene encoding ubiquinol oxidase, mitochondrial: MNQFLARSVMRRLVNSGSNCKRCISSLSSPLSLSSSAATAAAEVHKPSSESVVMMSGKRLGFSGQWWRMMSSASEPPTKKSTSSSTTVRKEDEKGEKTSDASVEKMERKNDQVVVSSYWGVSRPKITREDGSVWPWNCFMPWETYQADLSIDLSKHHVPKAFLDKVAYWTVKLLRIPTDLLFKKKYGCRAMMLETVAGVPGMVGGMLLHLRSLRKFEQSGGWIKALLEEAENERMHLMTMVELVQPKWYERLLVLAVQGVFFNFYFVLYVLSPKLGHRIVGYLEEEAIHSYTLYLNDIDRGEIENIPAPAIAIDYWRLPKDATLKHVITVIRADEAHHRDVNHFASDIHYQGKKLQEAAAPVGYH, encoded by the exons ATGAATCAGTTCTTGGCAAGGTCGGTGATGAGGCGGTTGGTTAATTCTGGCAGTAACTGTAAACGTTGCATATCGTCCTTGTCATCGCCGTTGTCTCTGTCGTCATCAGCGGCGACGGCGGCGGCGGAAGTTCATAAGCCGAGTAGTGAGTCAGTTGTGATGATGAGTGGCAAGCGGCTGGGATTTTCTGGTCAGTGGTGGAGGATGATGAGCTCCGCTAGTGAACCGCCAACGAAGAAGTCAACGTCGTCGTCCACTACGGTGAGGAAGGAGGATGAGAAAGGCGAGAAAACGAGCGATGCTTCTGTGGAGAAGATGGAAAGAAAAAACGACCAAGTTGTTGTTTCCAGCTATTGGGGCGTCTCGAGACCAAAGATTACTAGAGAAGATGGCTCTGTGTGGCCTTGGAATTGCTTCATG CCATGGGAGACATATCAAGCTGACTTGTCCATTGATCTAAGCAAGCACCATGTACCCAAGGCATTCCTTGATAAGGTTGCTTATTGGACAGTGAAACTTCTCAGGATTCCGACAGATTTACTCTTTAAG AAAAAATACGGTTGCCGTGCAATGATGTTGGAAACAGTGGCTGGTGTGCCCGGAATGGTAGGAGGTATGCTGTTACATCTGAGGTCGTTGCGCAAGTTTGAGCAAAGTGGTGGTTGGATAAAAGCATTACTAGAAGAAGCCGAGAATGAGAGGATGCATCTGATGACTATGGTGGAGCTAGTGCAACCTAAATGGTATGAGAGGCTGTTAGTTCTTGCGGTGCAGGGAGTCTTTTTCAACTTTTATTTTGTGCTTTACGTGCTGTCCCCCAAGCTTGGACACAGAATAGTTGGGTATCTGGAAGAGGAAGCTATACACTCGTATACTTTGTATCTGAATGATATTGATCGTGGTGAAATTGAAAATATTCCTGCCCCTGCCATTGCAATTGACTACTGGAGACTGCCTAAGGATGCAACTCTAAAGCATGTTATTACTGTCATCCGTGCTGATGAAGCTCATCATAGAGATGTTAACCATTTTGCATCT GATATCCATTATCAAGGAAAGAAATTGCAGGAGGCAGCTGCTCCTGTAGGTTACCATTAA